One genomic segment of Gemmatimonadaceae bacterium includes these proteins:
- a CDS encoding TetR/AcrR family transcriptional regulator — MKVTREKAAENRAALVREAGRLFRERGIDGVGVAEVSKAAGLTHGALYAQFSSKEALAAEALAAGLETSGARLAKIVERPDASLGDLLDYYVSRRHRDDLAFGCPLAASASEIARQDRSVSARFVEGFERMTAAVEATLVDLPPETRHQRALTIVAAEIGAIAVARASAKSDLGLSNEILAAARTTLEQLGEEPPRARRRRRRVGR, encoded by the coding sequence ATGAAGGTCACTAGAGAGAAGGCCGCAGAGAATCGCGCCGCGCTCGTGCGCGAGGCGGGTCGCCTTTTCCGCGAGCGTGGGATCGACGGCGTCGGCGTGGCCGAGGTGAGCAAGGCCGCCGGCCTCACCCATGGCGCGCTCTACGCCCAGTTCTCGTCCAAGGAGGCCCTCGCCGCCGAGGCGTTGGCTGCGGGACTCGAGACGAGCGGTGCTCGGCTCGCGAAGATCGTGGAGCGTCCCGACGCGAGTCTCGGTGACCTCCTCGACTACTACGTCTCGCGTCGACACCGGGACGACCTCGCGTTCGGCTGTCCGCTCGCGGCGTCGGCCAGTGAGATCGCCCGACAGGATCGCAGCGTCAGCGCGCGATTCGTCGAAGGATTCGAGCGAATGACGGCGGCGGTCGAGGCGACGCTCGTCGATCTACCTCCAGAGACCCGACATCAACGAGCACTCACGATCGTCGCGGCGGAGATCGGTGCGATCGCGGTCGCGCGCGCGTCGGCCAAGTCAGATCTGGGACTCTCGAACGAGATTCTGGCGGCAGCGCGAACGACACTCGAGCAACTCGGGGAGGAGCCACCACGCGCCAGGCGGCGGAGGCGTAGGGTCGGCCGCTAA